A stretch of Triticum aestivum cultivar Chinese Spring chromosome 1D, IWGSC CS RefSeq v2.1, whole genome shotgun sequence DNA encodes these proteins:
- the LOC123181467 gene encoding transcription factor MYC2, which yields MNLWTDDNASMMEAFMASADMPAFPWGAAATPPPPAAVPQQPAFNQDTLQQRLQAIIEGSRETWTYAIFWQSSTDAGASLLGWGDGYYKGCDDADKRRQQPTPASAAEQEHRKRVLRELNSLIAGGGAAAPDEAVEEEVTDTEWFFLVSMTQSFPNGMGLPGQALFAGQATWIATGLASAPCERARQAYTFGLRTMVCIPLGTGVLELGATEVIFQTNDSLGRIRSLFNLNGGGGGSGSWPPIAPPPQEAETDPSVLWLADAPAGDMKESPPSVEISVSKPPPPQPPQIHHFENGSTSTLTENPSLSVHAQQPPPQQAAAAAQRQNQHQQQLQHQHQLQLQHQHNQGPFRRELNFSDFASNASVTVTPPFFKPESGEILNFGADSTSRRNPSPAPPAATASLTTAPGSLFSQHTATVTAPSNDAKNNPKRSMEATSRASNTNHHQNATANEGMLSFSSAPTTRPSTGTGAPAKSESDHSDLEASVREVESSRVVPPPEEKRPRKRGRKPANGREEPLNHVEAERQRREKLNQRFYALRAVVPNVSKMDKASLLGDAISYINELRGKMTALESDKETLHSQIEALKKERDARPAAPSSGMHDNGARCHAVEIEAKILGLEAMIRVQCHKRNHPAAKLMTALRELDLDVYHASVSVVKDIMIQQVAVKMATRVYSQDQLNAALYGRLAEPGTAMQIR from the coding sequence ATGAACCTGTGGACGGACGACAACGCCTCCATGATGGAGGCCTTCATGGCCTCCGCCGACATGCCGGCCTTCCCCTGGGGCGCTgcggccaccccgccgccgccggccgccgtgccGCAGCAGCCGGCCTTCAACCAGGACACGCTGCAGCAGCGCCTGCAGGCCATCATCGAGGGCTCCAGGGAGACCTGGACCTACGCCATCTTCTGGCAGTCCTCCACCGACGCCGGCGCCTCGCTCCTCGGCTGGGGCGACGGCTACTACAAGGGCTGCGACGACGCCGACAAGCGCCGCCAGCAGCCCACCCCGGCCTCCGCCGCCGAGCAGGAGCACCGCAAGCGCGTCCTCCGGGAGCTCAACTCGCTCATAGCCGGGGGAGGCGCCGCCGCGCCCGACGAGGCCGTCGAGGAGGAGGTCACGGACACCGAGTGGTTCTTCCTCGTCTCCATGACCCAGTCCTTCCCCAACGGGATGGGCTTGCCGGGCCAGGCGCTCTTCGCCGGCCAGGCCACCTGGATCGCCACGGGGCTCGCCAGCGCGCCCTGCGAGCGGGCCAGGCAGGCCTACACCTTCGGCCTCCGCACCATGGTCTGCATCCCCCTCGGCACCGGCGTGCTCGAGCTCGGCGCCACCGAGGTCATCTTCCAGACCAACGATAGCTTGGGGAGGATCCGCTCGCTCTTCAACCTCAACGGCGGAGGAGGGGGCTCTGGATCCTGGCcgcccatcgcgccgccgccgcaggaGGCGGAGACGGATCCGTCCGTGCTCTGGCTCGCCGACGCGCCGGCCGGGGACATGAAGGAGTCGCCGCCGTCCGTCGAGATCTCCGTCTCCAAACCGCCGCCGCCACAACCGCCGCAGATCCATCACTTCGAGAACGGGAGCACCAGCACGCTCACGGAGAACCCCAGTCTCTCCGTGCACGCGCAGCAGCCTCCGCCCCAgcaggcggctgcggcggcgcagAGGCAGAACCAGCACCAGCAGCAGCTCCAGCATCAGCACCAGCTCCAGCTCCAGCACCAGCACAACCAGGGTCCTTTCCGCCGGGAGCTCAATTTCTCAGATTTCGCGTCCAACGCATCCGTCACGGTGACCCCGCCTTTCTTCAAGCCCGAGTCTGGTGAGATCCTAAACTTTGGCGCTGACAGCACCAGCCGGAGGAACCCTTCGCCGGCGCCCCCCGCCGCGACGGCCAGCCTCACCACCGCGCCCGGGAGCCTATTCTCCCAGCACACGGCGACTGTGACGGCCCCGTCAAACGACGCCAAGAACAACCCGAAGCGGTCCATGGAGGCCACCTCCCGCGCGAGCAACACCAACCACCACCAGAACGCCACAGCCAACGAGGGGATGCTGTCCTTCTCGTCGGCGCCGACGACGCGGCCGTCCACCGGCACGGGCGCGCCAGCCAAGTCGGAGTCCGACCACTCCGACCTGGAGGCGTCGGTCCGCGAGGTGGAGAGCAGCCGCGTGGTGCCTCCGCCGGAGGAGAAGCGGCCGCGCAAGCGCGGGCGCAAGCCGGCGAACGGGCGCGAGGAGCCCCTGAACCACGTGGAGGCGGAGCGGCAGCGGCGGGAGAAGCTGAACCAGCGGTTCTACGCCCTCCGCGCCGTGGTGCCCAACGTGTCCAAGATGGACAAGGCCTCGCTGCTGGGCGACGCCATCTCCTACATCAACGAGCTCCGCGGCAAGATGACGGCGCTGGAGTCGGACAAGGAGACGCTCCACTCCCAAATCGAGGCGCTCAAGAAGGAGCGCGACGCCCGGCCGGCCGCGCCGTCGTCGGGGATGCACGACAACGGGGCGCGGTGCCACGCGGTCGAGATCGAGGCCAAGATCCTGGGGCTGGAGGCGATGATCCGCGTGCAGTGCCACAAGCGCAACCACCCGGCGGCGAAGCTGATGACGGCGCTGCGGGAGCTGGACCTGGACGTGTACCACGCCAGCGTGTCCGTGGTGAAGGACATCATGATCCAGCAGGTGGCGGTGAAGATGGCCACCCGGGTCTACTCCCAGGACCAGCTCAACGCGGCGCTCTACGGCCGCCTCGCCGAGCCGGGCACCGCGATGCAAATCCGGTAA